The proteins below come from a single Synechococcus sp. MW101C3 genomic window:
- a CDS encoding succinate dehydrogenase/fumarate reductase iron-sulfur subunit, whose amino-acid sequence MSSASLRLTLRIWRQESPRQPGAFVSYPLEELSPDLSLLEALDRLNEQLLMAGERPVSFDHDCREGICGACGFMVNGQAHGPQRATSVCQLYLRHFRDGNKLTLEPWRARAFPLQQDLSVDRSAFDRVLAAGGYVSVNTGSAPAANALLVGREQAEQAFAAASCIGCGACVAACPNASASLFVAAKLGHLALLPQGQPERQRRSAALQSAMAAEGFGSCSNQLECAAVCPKEISADWISRMNRSG is encoded by the coding sequence ATGAGCAGCGCTTCCCTCCGGCTCACGCTGCGGATCTGGCGTCAGGAGAGCCCGCGGCAGCCCGGCGCCTTCGTGAGCTACCCGCTGGAGGAACTCAGCCCCGATCTCTCGCTGCTGGAGGCGCTCGATCGCCTCAACGAACAGTTGCTGATGGCAGGTGAGCGGCCGGTGAGCTTCGATCACGATTGCCGCGAAGGCATCTGCGGCGCCTGCGGCTTCATGGTGAACGGTCAGGCCCACGGCCCCCAGCGCGCCACCAGCGTCTGCCAGCTCTACCTGCGCCACTTCCGCGACGGCAACAAGCTCACGCTTGAACCCTGGCGCGCCCGGGCCTTTCCCCTGCAGCAGGACCTCAGCGTCGACCGCTCCGCCTTCGACCGGGTGCTCGCGGCCGGCGGCTACGTGTCGGTGAACACGGGCAGCGCTCCGGCGGCCAATGCGCTGCTGGTGGGCCGCGAGCAGGCGGAGCAGGCCTTCGCCGCCGCCAGCTGCATCGGCTGCGGTGCCTGCGTGGCCGCCTGCCCCAACGCCTCCGCCAGCCTGTTCGTGGCCGCCAAGCTGGGCCATCTGGCCCTGCTGCCCCAGGGGCAACCGGAGCGGCAGCGGCGCTCCGCCGCCCTGCAGTCCGCCATGGCGGCCGAGGGCTTCGGCAGCTGCAGCAACCAGCTGGAGTGCGCCGCTGTGTGCCCGAAGGAGATCTCCGCCGACTGGATCAGCCGCATGAACCGCTCCGGCTGA
- a CDS encoding PQQ-dependent sugar dehydrogenase yields the protein MALLLALPLVTACQARPLSGPLPGSLAIDAAPSGAPPADATSGTRPPLVVSPEAPREAVRQVPVVGGLEHPWSVAWLPSGELLITERPGRLRLVRNGRLDPTPITGVPAVLARGQGGLLDVAVHPRFADNGLVYLTYAAGTEAANHTRLARARFDGRALQDLQVIFEVPQRKAGGQHFGSRLLWLPDGTLLLAIGDGGNPPVQLDGALIRVQAQNRASALGKILHLTDTGRPVRVAAFAGDPGALPGLWSLGHRNIQGLAYDRGRGRVWATEHGAQGGDELNSPRAGANFGWPVVTHSREYFGPAISAATGSPRFVDAELVWTPAIAPSGLVVYDGERMPAWRGQLFAGGLVSQAVHRLTLDAAGRVRGQHRIDIGARVRDVRQGPDGFLYVLTDAAGDGQLIRLEPAPRS from the coding sequence GTGGCCCTGTTGCTCGCCCTGCCCCTGGTGACGGCCTGTCAGGCCCGGCCGCTGAGCGGCCCGCTGCCGGGCTCGCTCGCCATTGATGCCGCCCCCAGTGGTGCCCCGCCAGCGGATGCAACGAGTGGCACCCGCCCGCCCTTGGTGGTCAGCCCCGAGGCGCCGCGTGAGGCGGTGCGCCAGGTGCCGGTGGTGGGGGGGCTGGAGCACCCCTGGTCGGTGGCGTGGCTGCCGAGCGGTGAGCTGTTGATCACGGAGCGACCCGGCCGGCTGCGGCTGGTGCGCAACGGCCGCCTCGATCCCACCCCGATCACCGGGGTGCCGGCGGTGCTGGCGCGGGGCCAGGGTGGGTTGCTGGATGTGGCGGTGCATCCCCGCTTCGCCGACAACGGACTGGTGTATCTCACCTATGCCGCCGGCACGGAAGCGGCGAACCACACCCGCCTGGCCCGGGCCCGCTTCGACGGACGCGCGCTGCAGGATCTGCAGGTGATCTTCGAGGTGCCCCAGCGCAAGGCGGGCGGCCAGCACTTCGGTTCCCGGCTGCTGTGGCTGCCCGATGGCACCCTGCTGCTGGCGATCGGCGACGGCGGCAATCCACCCGTGCAGCTCGATGGGGCCCTGATCCGTGTGCAGGCCCAGAACCGCGCCAGCGCCCTCGGCAAGATCCTGCACCTCACCGACACGGGCCGGCCGGTGCGCGTCGCCGCTTTCGCCGGCGATCCCGGCGCCCTGCCAGGGCTGTGGAGCCTGGGCCACCGCAACATCCAGGGCCTCGCCTACGACCGCGGCCGCGGGCGGGTGTGGGCTACCGAGCATGGCGCCCAGGGTGGCGACGAGCTCAATAGCCCCAGGGCTGGGGCGAACTTCGGCTGGCCGGTTGTGACCCACAGCCGCGAATACTTCGGCCCGGCGATCTCCGCCGCCACCGGATCGCCGCGTTTCGTGGATGCGGAGCTGGTGTGGACCCCGGCGATCGCCCCCTCGGGGCTGGTGGTGTATGACGGCGAGCGGATGCCGGCCTGGCGCGGCCAGCTGTTTGCCGGTGGCCTGGTGTCGCAGGCGGTGCATCGCCTCACGCTCGATGCCGCCGGCCGGGTGCGCGGCCAGCACCGCATCGACATCGGCGCGCGGGTGCGCGATGTGCGCCAGGGGCCGGATGGTTTCCTCTACGTGCTCACCGATGCTGCGGGCGATGGCCAGCTGATCCGCCTGGAGCCGGCGCCGCGCTCCTGA
- a CDS encoding amino acid ABC transporter substrate-binding protein — MLQLRSPRLQPSRLQPSGLQRLRLRSLLAAAPVVLSLLLTSCANDGGGGEGVQSQKMDTIRSRSKLVCGVDGKLPGFSFLGPDGTYSGLDADTCRAVAAAVLGDPSKVEYRDLNSSERFAALASGEVDMLARNTTMTLSRDSAGGNGISFGPTTFYDGQGLMAPVASGIKTLKDLAGKPICVESGTTTELNLADRMREQGIAYTPLKFQTGDQTYAAYLGGRCVAVTSDRSQLAAKRSSFPQPDAHILLPEVMSKEPLTPATVNGDPAWADALRWTVFALFQAEELGITQANVAAKVAEAKANTNLADLRRFLGVEGDFGKQLGLPADFVPKAIAAVGNYGEIFERNVGTGSPLKLERAENRQWKDGGLIYSPPFR, encoded by the coding sequence ATGCTTCAGCTGCGATCACCGCGCCTGCAACCATCGCGTCTGCAACCATCAGGTCTGCAGCGGCTGCGTCTGCGATCCCTGCTGGCGGCGGCTCCGGTGGTGCTGTCCCTGCTGCTGACCAGCTGCGCCAACGACGGCGGCGGCGGCGAAGGGGTGCAGAGCCAGAAGATGGACACGATCCGCAGCCGCAGCAAGCTCGTCTGCGGCGTGGATGGCAAGCTGCCGGGCTTCAGCTTCCTCGGCCCCGACGGCACCTACAGCGGCCTGGATGCCGACACCTGCCGGGCGGTGGCTGCCGCCGTGCTCGGCGATCCGTCGAAGGTGGAATACCGCGACCTCAACTCCAGTGAGCGCTTTGCGGCCCTCGCCAGCGGCGAGGTGGACATGCTGGCCCGCAACACCACCATGACCCTGAGCCGCGATTCAGCCGGCGGCAACGGCATTTCCTTCGGTCCCACCACCTTTTATGACGGTCAGGGCCTGATGGCCCCGGTGGCCAGCGGCATCAAGACCCTCAAGGATCTGGCCGGCAAGCCGATCTGCGTGGAGAGCGGCACCACCACCGAGCTCAACCTGGCTGATCGCATGCGCGAGCAGGGCATCGCCTACACCCCGCTCAAATTCCAGACTGGCGACCAGACCTACGCCGCCTACCTGGGCGGCCGCTGCGTGGCCGTGACCAGCGACCGTTCCCAGCTGGCCGCCAAGCGCAGCAGCTTCCCGCAGCCCGATGCCCACATCCTGCTGCCGGAAGTGATGAGCAAGGAACCGCTCACCCCCGCCACCGTCAACGGTGATCCCGCCTGGGCCGATGCCCTGCGCTGGACCGTCTTCGCCCTGTTCCAGGCGGAGGAGCTGGGCATCACCCAGGCCAACGTGGCCGCCAAGGTGGCGGAAGCCAAGGCCAACACCAACCTGGCCGACCTGCGCCGTTTCCTTGGCGTGGAAGGGGATTTCGGCAAGCAGCTGGGCCTGCCGGCGGATTTCGTGCCCAAGGCGATCGCTGCGGTGGGCAACTACGGCGAGATCTTCGAGCGCAATGTGGGCACCGGCTCCCCGCTCAAGCTCGAACGGGCCGAGAACCGGCAGTGGAAAGACGGTGGGCTGATCTACTCGCCGCCCTTCCGTTGA
- the pyrC gene encoding dihydroorotase, with amino-acid sequence MSVSSAAPDPASPALVMRRPDDWHVHLRDGPLLNAVVAATARAFGRAIVMPNLSPPITTAAMAEAYRQRILAALPPGSRFQPLMTAYLTDTIDPAELERGHAAGIFTAVKLYPANATTNSAHGVTDIARLTPVFDTLERIGMPLLLHGEVTDAEIDIFDREAVFIERHLKPLLERYPRMRVVLEHITTSEAVAFVESQAGGDSPRLCATITPHHLQLNRNAMFSGGIWPDFYCLPVIKRERHRLALRRAAVSGNPCFFLGTDSAPHRRSAKEAACGCAGIFNAPHALESYAQVFEQEGALHRLEAFASLYGPRFYGLPPHEQTVELRREPVPVPRRLELADGNGGVEVLVPFHAGQTLPWRLVD; translated from the coding sequence ATGTCCGTTTCCTCAGCCGCGCCGGACCCGGCCTCCCCTGCCCTGGTGATGCGTCGCCCGGATGACTGGCACGTGCATCTGCGCGACGGCCCCCTGCTCAACGCGGTGGTGGCTGCCACGGCGCGGGCGTTCGGGCGGGCGATCGTGATGCCCAACCTGAGCCCGCCGATCACCACGGCGGCGATGGCCGAGGCCTACCGCCAGCGGATCCTGGCCGCCCTGCCGCCCGGCAGCCGCTTCCAGCCGCTGATGACCGCCTACCTCACCGACACGATCGATCCGGCGGAACTGGAGCGGGGCCATGCGGCCGGCATCTTCACGGCCGTGAAGCTCTATCCGGCCAACGCCACCACCAATTCGGCCCACGGCGTGACCGACATCGCCAGGCTCACGCCCGTGTTCGACACGCTGGAGCGCATCGGCATGCCGCTGCTCCTGCACGGTGAGGTCACCGACGCGGAGATCGACATCTTCGATCGCGAAGCGGTGTTCATCGAGCGGCACCTGAAGCCGCTGCTGGAGCGCTATCCCCGCATGCGGGTGGTGCTCGAGCACATCACCACCAGCGAAGCGGTGGCCTTCGTGGAGAGCCAGGCGGGTGGCGACAGCCCACGCCTGTGCGCCACGATCACCCCCCACCACCTGCAGCTCAACCGCAACGCAATGTTCAGCGGTGGGATCTGGCCCGACTTCTACTGCCTGCCGGTGATCAAGCGGGAACGGCACCGCCTGGCCCTCCGCCGTGCCGCCGTCTCCGGCAACCCCTGCTTCTTCCTCGGCACCGATTCCGCCCCCCATCGCCGCTCCGCCAAGGAAGCGGCCTGCGGCTGCGCCGGCATCTTCAATGCGCCCCATGCGCTGGAGAGCTACGCGCAGGTGTTCGAGCAGGAGGGGGCACTGCACCGGCTCGAAGCCTTTGCGTCGCTCTACGGCCCCCGCTTCTACGGCCTGCCGCCCCACGAGCAGACCGTGGAACTGCGCCGCGAGCCGGTGCCGGTGCCACGGCGCCTGGAGCTGGCCGATGGCAACGGCGGTGTGGAGGTACTGGTGCCGTTCCACGCCGGCCAGACTCTGCCCTGGCGCCTGGTCGACTGA
- the pyrF gene encoding orotidine-5'-phosphate decarboxylase, producing the protein MNFFVKLTDAMASRQSLLITGLDPNPEMLQTWTRHHPSSGSFLAQARRWIKAVIDATGDHVCAYKPSLGFYQALGPIGIELLHEVRELVPRDMPLILDAKHGDLNTSSALAQYVFRELGADALTLSPLAGQDIVAPFLLYPDRAVVITCHSSNPGARVFQHHPDEDRPLYTTVVRESQLWATAEQLLLEVGTSDPAVLARVRSAAPERFLILRSLWEQEERLEALLQAGLNASGDGLLLPLPQHLLVEKGMAAGTSALRIQIETMRHRWLSNVADRCDLWLPAPETGAAAAVLGGSAGAVLEGDGEEGDGEDVDGEAGAAKQGAALGAGAGKGGGGSLNAAARSSGGRGAGRNADAVGTGSDGAKREGAGRTSRVSSVDPLDELIVELFDVGCLLFGEYVQASGAVFNYYIDLRQIISDPNLFHRVLHAYAGQLEGLRFDRIAGIPYGSLPTATGLSLKLHLPLIYPRKEVKAHGARRLIEGDFNEGETVVVVDDILITGGSVLEGIAKLETSGLVVHDVVVFIDHGGQARQRLADAGYRTHAVLTIPRITNVLMAAGRLNSDQASLLGGGAAHSNG; encoded by the coding sequence ATGAACTTCTTCGTCAAACTCACCGATGCGATGGCGAGCCGCCAGTCGCTGCTGATCACCGGTTTGGATCCCAACCCGGAGATGCTGCAGACCTGGACCCGCCATCACCCCTCCAGCGGCTCGTTCCTGGCTCAGGCACGGCGCTGGATCAAGGCGGTGATCGACGCCACCGGTGATCATGTCTGCGCCTACAAGCCGAGCCTCGGCTTTTACCAGGCGCTCGGGCCGATCGGCATCGAGTTGCTGCACGAAGTGCGCGAGCTGGTGCCGCGCGACATGCCACTGATCCTGGATGCCAAGCACGGCGATCTGAACACCTCCTCGGCCCTGGCCCAGTACGTGTTCCGCGAGCTGGGGGCTGATGCCCTCACCCTCTCGCCCCTGGCCGGCCAGGACATCGTCGCCCCGTTCCTGCTCTACCCCGACCGGGCCGTGGTGATCACCTGCCACAGCTCCAACCCCGGCGCCCGGGTGTTTCAGCACCACCCCGACGAAGACCGGCCGTTGTACACAACGGTGGTGCGCGAAAGCCAGTTGTGGGCCACCGCCGAGCAACTGCTGCTGGAGGTGGGCACCAGTGATCCAGCGGTGCTGGCACGGGTGCGCAGCGCGGCTCCGGAACGCTTCCTGATCCTGCGCAGCCTCTGGGAGCAGGAGGAGCGGCTGGAAGCTCTGCTGCAGGCGGGCCTCAATGCCTCCGGCGACGGCCTGCTGCTGCCCCTGCCTCAGCACCTGCTGGTGGAGAAGGGGATGGCGGCCGGCACCAGCGCCCTGCGCATCCAGATCGAAACCATGCGGCACCGCTGGCTCAGCAACGTGGCCGACCGCTGCGACCTGTGGCTGCCGGCGCCAGAGACGGGGGCTGCCGCTGCTGTCCTCGGCGGGAGTGCCGGAGCTGTCCTTGAGGGCGATGGGGAGGAGGGAGATGGTGAAGACGTTGACGGGGAGGCGGGTGCAGCGAAGCAGGGGGCTGCCCTCGGTGCTGGCGCTGGCAAGGGCGGTGGGGGCTCGCTCAACGCCGCCGCGCGCAGCTCAGGTGGGCGTGGCGCCGGGCGCAACGCAGACGCCGTCGGCACCGGGAGCGACGGTGCGAAGCGTGAGGGGGCGGGGCGCACCAGCCGTGTCAGCAGCGTCGATCCGCTCGATGAGCTGATCGTGGAACTGTTCGACGTGGGCTGCCTGCTGTTCGGTGAGTACGTGCAGGCTTCCGGCGCCGTCTTCAATTACTACATCGATCTGCGCCAGATCATTTCCGACCCCAACCTTTTCCACCGGGTGCTGCATGCCTATGCCGGCCAGCTGGAAGGGCTGCGCTTCGATCGGATCGCCGGCATTCCCTACGGATCACTGCCCACCGCCACCGGCCTGTCGCTGAAGCTGCACCTGCCGCTGATCTATCCCCGCAAGGAAGTGAAGGCCCATGGAGCGCGGCGGTTGATCGAGGGCGACTTCAACGAGGGCGAAACCGTGGTGGTGGTCGACGACATCCTGATCACCGGCGGCAGCGTGCTGGAGGGCATCGCCAAGCTGGAGACCTCCGGCCTCGTCGTGCATGACGTGGTGGTGTTCATCGACCATGGTGGTCAGGCCCGCCAACGCCTGGCGGACGCGGGCTACCGCACCCATGCGGTGCTGACGATCCCGCGCATCACCAACGTGCTGATGGCCGCCGGCCGGCTCAACAGCGACCAGGCCAGCCTGCTGGGCGGCGGTGCCGCGCATTCCAATGGCTGA
- a CDS encoding cation:proton antiporter, with product MTELIIIFAAAAFGGLLASLLKQPVILGYLLAGVIVGPFELGLIGNYEEVETIAELGVTFLLFTIGVEFSLAELNKVKKIALGGGSLQLLLTISLTALVAVTVGWVTTVPQGIFLGELVSLSSTAVVIKALAEQDEMATAHGQVMLGILIVQDLALGLMLAILPALNSPIEELGYAIGFAVLKLALFALGAYVVGRWLIPPYLQLLAKTESHELFLLGVVTLCLCIALLTGKIGLSTEMGAFVAGLMISEVEYSDQTLDYVEPIRDICAAAFFAAIGILIDPVFLWNNLPLILGLVALVLIGKSLITAPLVFFFKYPLKTAIISGLGLAQIGEFSFVLAGQGSKFGLISENVYSLILGTTAVTLIVTPFVLQWLPALLERAEAFSWFAKADGAMEASSEVASLRNHIVVCGYGRVGSNIVKLLLERDYPVMVIEQSEQYVQKLREARIPYIFGNAASALVLEKAGVTQAKGMAIALPDPMSIRLCLKRSLVLNPELDLVVRASTEGEIEPLYQMGAREVVQPEFEASLELSTHLFSTLGIPSLAIQQNIQQIRDSHYSTLRPQQSKDQILKEIKDATRTMTTKLYPLPPQSALLGKSIAESQLRSLTGVILMAVTRANGAHIDYPEADTLFEEGDTYLLVGEADELAAFKKLASGSVSNLPQADDSSVWIRIKERSALAGKSLAQLEVQQQFGVIVQAIRRKGKNLRFPNGNAIVQVGDQLLVFGSATCLANLDTTINHKSEDAALLSD from the coding sequence ATGACAGAACTGATCATCATCTTTGCGGCTGCTGCGTTTGGCGGCTTGCTGGCATCCCTGCTGAAGCAACCAGTGATCCTGGGCTATTTGCTTGCGGGTGTGATTGTTGGCCCGTTTGAGCTTGGATTGATTGGGAACTACGAAGAAGTTGAAACCATTGCCGAATTAGGCGTCACGTTCCTGCTTTTCACAATCGGCGTTGAGTTCTCCCTTGCAGAGCTCAATAAGGTCAAAAAGATTGCGTTGGGTGGTGGTAGCTTGCAGCTGCTCCTAACCATTTCTCTGACGGCCCTGGTGGCAGTGACTGTGGGCTGGGTCACCACTGTTCCGCAGGGCATCTTCCTTGGCGAGTTGGTTTCGCTCTCGTCCACTGCCGTCGTCATCAAAGCTTTGGCAGAACAGGATGAAATGGCTACGGCCCATGGACAGGTCATGCTTGGGATCTTGATTGTCCAGGATCTGGCCCTTGGCTTGATGCTTGCGATCCTGCCAGCTCTCAATAGCCCGATAGAAGAACTCGGTTATGCGATTGGTTTCGCTGTCCTGAAGCTTGCCCTGTTCGCCCTGGGTGCCTATGTGGTGGGCAGGTGGCTCATCCCTCCTTACTTGCAACTCCTGGCAAAGACGGAAAGCCATGAACTCTTCCTGCTTGGTGTCGTCACACTTTGCCTTTGCATTGCACTGCTCACTGGGAAAATTGGACTCTCAACCGAAATGGGTGCCTTTGTTGCTGGTCTGATGATCTCAGAGGTTGAATATTCTGATCAGACTCTTGATTACGTAGAGCCAATCCGGGATATCTGCGCAGCGGCATTCTTTGCCGCCATTGGTATATTGATCGATCCAGTTTTCCTCTGGAATAATCTGCCGCTCATTCTGGGCTTGGTCGCCCTTGTTCTAATCGGCAAGTCGTTGATCACTGCACCCTTGGTGTTCTTCTTTAAGTACCCGCTGAAGACAGCTATCATTTCAGGGCTGGGATTGGCTCAGATTGGTGAATTCTCGTTTGTGCTGGCAGGGCAAGGCAGCAAATTTGGCTTGATCTCAGAGAATGTCTATTCGTTGATTCTGGGCACAACTGCGGTCACGTTGATTGTTACGCCTTTCGTTCTTCAGTGGCTGCCTGCGCTTTTGGAGAGAGCTGAGGCATTTTCCTGGTTTGCAAAAGCCGATGGTGCGATGGAAGCCTCCTCGGAGGTTGCGTCTCTGCGCAACCATATTGTGGTCTGTGGCTACGGAAGAGTTGGCAGCAACATTGTGAAGCTGTTGCTTGAGCGCGACTATCCCGTCATGGTCATCGAGCAGTCCGAGCAGTATGTGCAGAAACTGAGAGAAGCAAGGATTCCATACATTTTTGGCAACGCAGCAAGTGCGCTCGTCCTTGAAAAGGCAGGAGTAACCCAGGCCAAAGGAATGGCGATTGCCTTGCCCGACCCCATGAGCATTCGGCTGTGTCTGAAACGATCCCTCGTGCTCAATCCTGAATTGGATCTGGTGGTACGTGCAAGCACTGAGGGCGAGATTGAGCCTCTTTACCAAATGGGTGCAAGAGAAGTCGTACAGCCGGAGTTTGAGGCCAGCCTGGAACTCTCAACCCATCTGTTCTCCACCTTGGGTATCCCCTCACTGGCTATTCAGCAAAACATTCAGCAGATTCGAGATTCTCATTATTCCACCTTGAGGCCTCAGCAATCTAAAGATCAGATTCTCAAGGAAATTAAGGATGCAACGAGGACGATGACAACCAAGCTCTATCCTCTTCCGCCGCAATCCGCTTTGCTTGGTAAATCCATTGCCGAATCACAGCTTAGATCGTTAACGGGCGTCATCCTGATGGCAGTGACCCGAGCCAATGGCGCACACATCGACTATCCAGAGGCCGATACGTTGTTCGAGGAGGGCGACACCTACTTGTTGGTGGGCGAGGCAGATGAGCTGGCTGCCTTCAAGAAGCTTGCCTCTGGGTCAGTGTCCAACCTTCCGCAAGCGGATGACTCCTCCGTTTGGATCCGTATCAAGGAAAGAAGTGCACTGGCAGGCAAAAGCTTGGCTCAACTGGAGGTTCAACAGCAATTCGGCGTCATTGTTCAGGCCATCCGCAGAAAGGGAAAGAATCTGCGCTTCCCCAATGGCAACGCAATCGTTCAGGTGGGAGATCAACTCCTCGTATTTGGCTCAGCAACCTGTCTTGCCAATCTGGACACCACAATCAATCACAAGTCTGAAGATGCCGCACTGCTCTCCGACTGA
- a CDS encoding fumarate reductase/succinate dehydrogenase flavoprotein subunit, producing MKLDPQLPSGPIHDAWTQRRRELPLISPINKRRFKVLVVGSGLAGASAAATLAEQGFRVTLLTYHDSPRRAHSVAAQGGINAARNYQNDGDSVERLFLDTVKGGDFRAREAGCHRLAEISGAIIDQCVAQGVPFAREYGGTLANRSFGGALVSRTFYARGQTGQQLLYGAVQALLRQVDAGRVELLTQRDVLDLITVEGVARGVVCRVQASGRLEAHTAHAVLLASGGYSNVFHRSTNAVKSNASAIWRAHRRGAAFANPCFTQIHPTCIPSGDPGQSKLTLMSESLRNDGRVWLPAQAGDARPPHAIPEAERDYFLERQYPTYGNMAPRDVASRRARERCLEGHGVGPGGRSVYLDFSDTIRREGRAAIESRYGNLFAMYERITGSDPYAEPMRIYPAPHYTMGGLWVDYNLMSTIPGLFVLGEANFSEHGANRLGASALMQGLADGLFIAPATVSGWLAGHLHTEVSADHPACRDSIAAVQARIDGLGSTSGGHSCDSLHRQLGDTMIGACGISRHADGLRAAMAEVRELELAFAQELRLPEPRAGRNPELEKALRLEDFLQLAGLMLRDALAREESCGAHFREEHQSADGEALRNDDNFCHIAAWQWTGEGQEPTRHCEPLHYRHATPSRRNYR from the coding sequence ATGAAGCTCGATCCCCAGCTGCCCAGCGGGCCGATCCATGACGCCTGGACGCAGCGGCGCCGCGAGCTGCCGCTGATCAGCCCGATCAACAAGCGGCGCTTCAAGGTGCTGGTGGTGGGCAGCGGGCTAGCGGGGGCCTCCGCCGCCGCCACGCTGGCGGAGCAGGGCTTCCGCGTGACCCTGCTCACCTATCACGACAGCCCGCGGCGGGCCCATTCGGTGGCGGCGCAGGGGGGCATCAACGCCGCCCGCAACTATCAGAACGACGGCGACAGCGTCGAGCGGCTGTTCCTCGACACGGTGAAGGGGGGCGACTTCCGTGCCCGCGAAGCCGGCTGCCACCGCCTGGCCGAAATCAGCGGGGCGATCATCGACCAGTGCGTGGCCCAGGGGGTGCCCTTCGCGCGGGAGTACGGCGGCACCCTGGCCAACCGCAGCTTCGGCGGCGCCCTGGTGAGCCGCACCTTCTACGCCCGTGGCCAGACCGGCCAGCAGCTGCTGTACGGCGCCGTGCAGGCCCTGCTGCGCCAGGTGGACGCCGGCCGGGTGGAGCTGCTCACCCAACGGGACGTGCTGGATCTGATCACGGTGGAGGGGGTGGCGCGCGGGGTGGTGTGCCGGGTGCAGGCCAGCGGCCGCCTTGAGGCCCACACCGCCCATGCGGTGCTGCTGGCCAGCGGCGGTTACAGCAACGTGTTCCACCGCTCCACCAACGCGGTGAAATCCAATGCGAGCGCCATCTGGCGGGCGCACCGGCGCGGTGCCGCCTTCGCCAACCCCTGCTTCACCCAGATCCATCCCACCTGCATCCCCAGCGGCGATCCAGGCCAGAGCAAGCTCACGCTGATGAGCGAAAGCCTGCGCAACGACGGCCGCGTGTGGTTGCCGGCCCAGGCCGGCGATGCGCGACCACCGCACGCCATCCCCGAAGCCGAGCGGGATTACTTCCTGGAACGCCAATACCCCACCTACGGCAACATGGCGCCCCGTGATGTGGCTTCGCGCCGGGCCAGGGAACGCTGCCTGGAGGGCCACGGGGTGGGCCCCGGCGGCCGCTCGGTCTATCTCGATTTCAGCGACACGATCCGTCGGGAGGGACGCGCTGCGATCGAAAGCCGCTACGGCAATCTCTTCGCCATGTATGAACGCATCACCGGCAGCGATCCCTATGCCGAACCGATGCGCATCTACCCGGCGCCGCACTACACGATGGGGGGGCTCTGGGTCGACTACAACCTGATGAGCACCATCCCCGGACTGTTCGTGCTGGGTGAGGCCAACTTCTCTGAACACGGCGCCAACCGGCTGGGCGCCAGCGCCCTGATGCAGGGCCTCGCCGATGGCCTGTTCATCGCCCCGGCCACGGTGAGTGGCTGGCTGGCGGGCCACCTGCACACCGAGGTGAGCGCCGATCATCCGGCCTGCCGCGACAGCATCGCCGCGGTGCAGGCCCGCATCGACGGCCTCGGCAGCACGAGCGGCGGCCACAGCTGCGACAGCCTGCACCGGCAGCTGGGGGACACCATGATCGGCGCCTGCGGCATCAGCCGCCATGCCGACGGCCTGCGCGCCGCCATGGCGGAGGTGCGGGAGCTGGAGCTGGCCTTCGCCCAGGAGCTGCGTCTGCCGGAACCGCGTGCGGGGCGCAATCCCGAGCTGGAGAAGGCGCTGCGGCTGGAGGACTTCCTGCAGCTGGCCGGCCTGATGCTGCGCGATGCGCTGGCGCGGGAGGAATCCTGCGGCGCCCACTTCCGCGAGGAGCACCAGAGCGCCGATGGCGAAGCGCTCCGCAACGACGACAACTTCTGCCACATCGCCGCCTGGCAGTGGACCGGGGAGGGGCAGGAGCCGACCCGCCACTGCGAACCGCTCCACTACAGGCACGCCACGCCCAGCCGGCGCAACTACCGATGA